In the genome of Cryptomeria japonica chromosome 8, Sugi_1.0, whole genome shotgun sequence, one region contains:
- the LOC131071293 gene encoding BTB/POZ domain-containing protein At5g41330: MPPSVPQYQGSVTPVDAPPSFAPKAIIAINVGGTIFQTSAASLCNADKGSILASLLHTPSIPLKAENPAFFDRDPELFAFLLSILRTFKKPASVDDLFSISDLIAEAEYYGVSGALKSAMAAPPLDGLDMKDKSVLLSSGRDFPSALSADRDDGSVIVSHGSKISVYDWALRKNGTLLTQFNCIDTLSKISPSIAVAGAVDFPGLHVYNLDKKIHCATVQWEIESPEVRLYEPTVQAAEFCPSNNVIFSSYESSRKNAHTILLIDVESFRPMAELGRQIGFGGSESSPATKLEWIGSHNLLMSSSVSGGPFGYRSDVKLWDIRSQKIVWECRESNPGPAVHQAKSDFLSDCFADVTVNEQFGSIFKLGVRNGGLFMVDLRQLNNSNPWVALGDTIPGVGGAQNRILGYGKQVFVSRGGDIEAWCEVGLKEKSKILRKNIVDNKQGSERITRMTAGGNRLFVARKGLQGVEVWDSLRSKAASNSLV; the protein is encoded by the exons ATGCCTCCATCAGTGCCTCAGTACCAGGGCAGCGTGACCCCGGTGGACGCCCCGCCGTCATTCGCCCCGAAGGCCATCATTGCAATTAATGTTGGGGGAACAATTTTCCAAACATCCGCTGCTTCTTTATGCAACGCCGATAAGGGTTCGATCCTCGCCAGTCTCCTACACACCCCTTCAATTCCTCTGAAAGCTGAAAACCCTGCATTCTTTGACCGCGACCCGGAACTCTTCGCATTTCTGCTTTCGATTCTCAGGACCTTCAAAAAACCTGCTTCCGTGGACGACCTTTTCTCTATCAGCGACCTAATTGCAGAGGCCGAGTATTATGGAGTTTCAGGGGCTTTGAAGTCAGCAATGGCGGCTCCGCCACTTGACGGACTCGACATGAAGGACAAATCCGTGCTTCTTTCCAGCGGGCGTGATTTTCCCTCCGCTCTGTCCGCTGACAGAGACGACGGGTCTGTGATTGTCTCGCACGGCAGCAAAATCTCCGTTTACGATTGGGCGCTCAG GAAAAATGGAACTCTCTTAACCCAATTTAACTGCATAGATACCCTATCCAAGATTTCTCCATCAATTGCTGTCGCAGGAGCTGTTGATTTCCCAGGCCTCCATGTCTACAACTTGGATAAGAAAATTCATTGTGCAACTGTCCAGTGGGAGATTGAATCGCCAGAGGTTCGGCTCTATGAGCCAACCGTTCAGGCTGCAGAATTTTGTCCCTCCAATAATGTGATTTTTAGCAGTTACGAATCCAGCAGGAAGAATGCTCACACGATTCTGTTAATTGATGTTGAATCCTTCCGCCCCATGGCAGAATTGGGACGTCAGATAGGATTTGGAGGCTCAGAATCATCACCTGCCACTAAGTTGGAGTGGATAGGTTCACACAATTTACTGATGTCTAGTAGTGTTAGTGGTGGCCCATTCGGTTACAGGTCAGATGTGAAGTTGTGGGATATCAGGTCACAGAAAATTGTCTGGGAGTGCCGAGAATCAAACCCGGGACCTGCCGTTCATCAGGCAAAATCAGACTTTCTTTCCGATTGTTTTGCTGATGTGACAGTTAATGAGCAATTTGGCAGCATATTTAAATTAGGTGTGAGGAATGGGGGCCTTTTTATGGTGGATTTGAGGCAGCTCAACAACAGTAATCCATGGGTGGCATTGGGGGATACAATTCCAGGTGTTGGAGGGGCACAGAATAGGATTTTGGGGTATGGAAAACAGGTTTTTGTTAGCCGGGGAGGGGATATAGAGGCATGGTGTGAAGTGGGTCTGAAGGAGAAATCAAAGATTCTAAGGAAAAATATCGTGGATAATAAGCAGGGCAGCGAGAGGATAACAAGAATGACAGCAGGAGGGAACAGACTATTTGTTGCTAGGAAGGGTTTGCAGGGTGTTGAAGTGTGGGATAGTTTGAGATCAAAGGCTGCAAGTAACAGTCTTGTTTGA